TTAGGTATTTTAGAGTTTGCCTATCGCGGCTCTAAGATGCAGGTTATGCCGGCATTTGATCGAAAAATGGCAGAAACAGCCTGTGTTGGCTGTGGACAGTGTCGTGTCGTATGCCCGACAGGCGCTATAACGATCAAGCATAACATTCATCCGGTATGGGAGGCGCTTGCTGATAAAAACACAAGAGTTGTTGTGCAGATTGCTCCGGCAGTTCGTGTAGCTGTTGGTGATAAATTTGGTATACCAAAAGGGGAAAATTCTCTTGGAAAGCTTGTGGCAGCACTTCGAAGAATGGGATTTGATGAAATATATGATACAGATTTCGGTGCAGATCTTACGATTATGGAAGAATCAAAAGAATTTTTAGAAAGAGTGAAGTCAGGAGAAAAATTACCATTGTTCACATCCTGCTGCCCTGCATGGGTAAAGTTTTGCGAGCAGAAATATCCGGAGTTACGCGAAAATATCTCCACCTGCCGTTCTCCACAGCAGATGTTTGGAGCGGTATTAAAAGAAGAAGCGCGGAATAATAAAGAAGATAGCAGAAAAACGATTGTTGTTTCAATTATGCCATGTACTGCGAAAAAAGCAGAAATCCTCCGCCCAGAACATAAGACAGAAGGAGAGCAGGATGTAGATTTCGTATTGACAACAACAGAAATCATCCGAATGATAAAAGAGGCAGGAATTGATCTGACACAGATGCCATGGGAAGCAATGGATATGCCATTTGGATTATCATCAGGAGCCGGTGTTATCTTTGGTGTAACTGGTGGTGTAACAGAAGCAGTCCTTCGTCGCTTGGTAGCAGATAGCGGAATGGAAGCCTTAAATGAAATTAAATTCACTGGTATTCGTGGAACAAAAGGGATAAAAGAATCTATTATTCCATATGGAGACAGACAGCTTAAGATTGCTGTAGTCAGTGGACTGAAAAATGCAGATGAACTTATCCAGAAAATAAAAAGTGGTGAAGCACAATATGACTTTGTAGAAGTCATGGCATGTAGAAGAGGCTGTATGGCAGGCGGCGGACAGCCAGTACCAATCGGCCCAAGAACCAAAGCAGCAAGATTTGAGGGATTATACCGCATTGACGATGCGGCACAGATAAAACGTTCTAATGATAATCCAATCGTAGGAGAACTTTACGAAGGACTCCTTAAAGGAAAAGAACATAAGCTGCTTCACAATAATACTGATTTGTAGATTTGATGTAGACGAAAAAAGAAATAATACCCTATCCCATCTGCTCTGTAGTCGCTGTATTTAAGATGCGAATGAGCATCTTAAACACGCTCCCAAGCCGCATCTGGGATAGGGTATTATTTCTTTTTTCTGACTATTCTAAATCCACAGTTTGGCAACATGGAATGTACCAGAAGGATATGACTTTCCGGAAAATTAAATTCTAAAGGGCTGACATTCAAAAATCCGCTGAAGAATCCACTTGTTTTTCCGAAGTTTTCGTTTTTTGAGGCAAAATGAAGCGTTTAGCGTAACGGAACAAAAGCAAACTTATAAAAATTCTCTTTTCTTGCCATAGTTTTCTTACAATTCAGCAAAGAGTTCTATTACAGTGGCTGTTTAATCTTATTCCGCAACTCAGTTAAAAAATAAGAGGCCTTGTCCAGAAATTTACGATTTTTATTCAGATAAAATCTTCGGAAGGAAAAAAATTTTATTAAGAGATGTCTTGTAGATGTGAAGTTATCTCACATCTGATGTAACTAAATTTCAAGTATATACAACAATTTAAATGTAAATCCTTTAGAATTTAATTCCATGAAAAATCATAACCTTCTGGAAAATCCCCATTCTCGCCAATTGTGGATTTAGCATAGTCAGAGAAAAGAAAAAACAATATACCCCAGATGCGGCTTGGGAGCGTACTTAAGATGCGGATGAGCATCTTAAATACAGCGACTACAGAGCAGATGGGGTATATTGTTTTTTCTTTTCTCGTCTATACGAAATCTACAAATCGGAATTGAATTTTTCGAGAATTTAAAACTTCCTTTAATTGACTATAGTTGTGTTATTTGTTAAAATAATTATATAAAGTAAAGAGATAAAACATCAACGTGTGTATCATCATTTCATGGATTGGAGAGAGTTATGAGTAAGAGAATCAATACCAAAAAAACAACTATGAAAACTGTTTCAACAGAAATAAAGGATGCTGTTGAGAAAACAGAAGTTGTCTCAACAGCAGAGGAAAAGAAAAAGGCAGATAAGCCGAAAGAAGAGTCGAAGAAAAAGGCAGATAAGCCGAAAGAAGAGTCGAAGAAAAAGGCAGATGAGCCGAAAGAAGAGCCAAAGAAAAAGGCAGAAGAGCCAAAAGAAGAGCCAAAGGAAAAGACAGATAAGCCGAAAGAAGAGTCGAAGAAAAAGGTAGCTAAGTCTAAAACAGTGACAAGGAAAAGGGCAGTTCGTTCAAAGACTGTGACTGAGGAAAAAGTAGCGGAACCAAAAACTACGACCAAAAAGAAAACGGTTCGTTCTAAGGCTGCAACAAAGGAAAAAGCAGATGCAACAAAAGAAAAAATAGCTGAAATAGAGGAAAAAGCAGCTACTCCGAAGACGACAACTGAACAGAATATTCCGATGGAACAGCCGGATTTAGGACCAAGAAGAAGTGTTGCTTTTATTGGTTCAGAATGTTATCCATTTGTTAAGACTGGTGGACTCGGAGATGTAATGTCTGCTCTTCCAAAGGCTCTGGCAAAATTAAACCTGGATGTTAAGGTGATTCTGCCAAGATATAAGTGTATTCCTCAGGAGTATCAGGAAAAGATGGAATACAGGGGCTCCTTCTATATGAATCTCTGCTCCGATGGAAAACAATATTATGTAGGAATCATGGAGTATCAGGAAGATGGTGTTGTCTATGATTTTATAGATAATGATGAGTTTTTCTCCTGGGGCAATCCATATACGAATTTGATAGACGATATACCGAAGTTCTGTTATTTTGCAAAAGCTTCGCTTGCTGCGCTCAATTATCTGGATTGGACTCCGGACGTAGTGCATTGTCATGACTGGCAGGCCGCTTTAGTACCTCTTTACTTAAGAACCAGCTTTAGTGATACAGATGTGGGACGTGCGATTGCAGTACTTACCATACATAATCTGCGATTCCAGGGTGTTTATGATA
This Anaerobutyricum hallii DNA region includes the following protein-coding sequences:
- a CDS encoding [FeFe] hydrogenase, group A, producing MKYMTINNRKVAFDDEKNVLSVIRKAGINLPTFCYHSELSTYGACRMCVVEDDRGKIFASCSEVPRDGMVIYTNTPKLQHHRKMILELMLSAHCRECTTCKKNGDCTLQNLAKQLGVSYIRFENNKPQIPIDESSDCIVIDKNKCILCGDCVRTCEEIQGLGILEFAYRGSKMQVMPAFDRKMAETACVGCGQCRVVCPTGAITIKHNIHPVWEALADKNTRVVVQIAPAVRVAVGDKFGIPKGENSLGKLVAALRRMGFDEIYDTDFGADLTIMEESKEFLERVKSGEKLPLFTSCCPAWVKFCEQKYPELRENISTCRSPQQMFGAVLKEEARNNKEDSRKTIVVSIMPCTAKKAEILRPEHKTEGEQDVDFVLTTTEIIRMIKEAGIDLTQMPWEAMDMPFGLSSGAGVIFGVTGGVTEAVLRRLVADSGMEALNEIKFTGIRGTKGIKESIIPYGDRQLKIAVVSGLKNADELIQKIKSGEAQYDFVEVMACRRGCMAGGGQPVPIGPRTKAARFEGLYRIDDAAQIKRSNDNPIVGELYEGLLKGKEHKLLHNNTDL
- a CDS encoding glycogen synthase, whose amino-acid sequence is MSKRINTKKTTMKTVSTEIKDAVEKTEVVSTAEEKKKADKPKEESKKKADKPKEESKKKADEPKEEPKKKAEEPKEEPKEKTDKPKEESKKKVAKSKTVTRKRAVRSKTVTEEKVAEPKTTTKKKTVRSKAATKEKADATKEKIAEIEEKAATPKTTTEQNIPMEQPDLGPRRSVAFIGSECYPFVKTGGLGDVMSALPKALAKLNLDVKVILPRYKCIPQEYQEKMEYRGSFYMNLCSDGKQYYVGIMEYQEDGVVYDFIDNDEFFSWGNPYTNLIDDIPKFCYFAKASLAALNYLDWTPDVVHCHDWQAALVPLYLRTSFSDTDVGRAIAVLTIHNLRFQGVYDRKMIQYWSGLPDYVFNKDCLTQNWLDANMLKGGIDYCNKVTTVSNTYAEEIQTEEYGEGLAEHLRYHQNKILGIVNGIDTDIWNPATDKLLASNYDAESVIKNKKVNKKALQEALGLDVDENKMVIGLISRLTNQKGLDLVNDVIPGIMDGNTQVVVLGTGDSQYEDTFRYYENKYKGSFCAYIAYNENVAHNIYAGCDALLVPSRFEPCGLTQLISMRYGAVPIVRETGGLKDTVQPYNVFENTGNGFTFDRYESGLLYDAINRAKTLYFENRKCWDDMVIRDMNKDVSWEKSAKQYKDMYVGLTPRY